The DNA sequence TTGTTCCAGGCCAAGTTCAGGTAAAATTGCTGTTTGCCAGCTGTGCATGGGGGTGCCATCATCCCTGAATGTTCCTCCTCGAGGAAAATGTCTGAATCTATCGTGATAGTTATGGATTGCCAGCCCCATCTGTCGCAAGCGATTATAAGAGGTCTCACGCAGCGCGGCCTGATGCGATCTGTTCCAGGCTTCGTAAAGGATGAATAAGAAAGAAACCCCTGCTAAAAATCCGATGCAGAGCAGGATTGGCAGGCTGGAATGTTTTTTCTTCCGGGCGGGTGGAGTATTCGCTGGGGAAGATGGTACCTGAGGTGTGGGAGGGCGCTCTGACTCAGGATCAGGTAATAATCCCGGAATCTGACCTGCAGGAAAGAAATCGCCTTGCTCCCCTTTCCGTATCAGGTCTGTTTCCTCTATTTTTCCCTGGGCGGCGAGTTCTTTAATCCGGTCTTGAGTTAAGGGGCCAGCTGTCTCTGATCCTCGTTTGACATACCAGTTGGCCATGGGGCTTCTCCTCAGACAAGATTAATACTAAGTGAATACTTGAGTATACACATGTGACTGTGTGGGGTACAGTGTGATAGGTCAAAAGTCTGTATCTTGTTCCAGATAACAGAAGTATCATGAATGAGGTTTGCCCATGAAACTGTTAGTATGCATTTACATATCAAACCGCTCCCGGAAAACTCCAGACAAGGAGAGAACTGAGTGTCTGCAGAACCTGCGATGCGTCCCTGGATCTTAGCCGAAACCAACTATGCGCATGTCAAAGAATGTTCCTATGAAGTAGCGGTGCTGCCGATGGGGGCAACTGAACCACATAATCTGCATCTGCCCTACGGGACTGATACGTTCGAAGCCGAAGCCATCGGCTCACGTGTCTGTGAAGCGGCATGGCAGCGGGGAGCAAAGGTCGTGATGCTGCCCCCCATCCCTTACGGCACCGAGACGAACCAGAGTGCGTTTCCGTTATCCATGAATGTGAATCCTTCCACACTGGGACAGATCATTTCTGATCTAGTCGCTTCCCTCGCGAATCATGGTGTAGAGAAGCTGCTGATTTTGAACAGCCACGGGGGGAACGATTTCAAACCACTGTTGCGGGAACTGCATGGCACCACGCCGGTCCAGATCTTTCTGGCTGACTGGTTTCGCGGGACCACCGCTGATGTGAAGCCACAGATCTTTGAGAATCCCGATGATCACGCCGGGGAGATGGAAACCTCGCTCGCTCTGGCATTTTTCCCTCATCTGGTCGTCCGGGATCCTGAGTCCGGTGCGCTGCTCGCAGACGAAGGGGCCACGAATCCGACCCGCTTTACTGCCGTCAATTCAGGCTGGGTGAGTATTACGCGTCCCTGGCATCTGTTAACCACCAATACGGGATCCGGAAATCCACATCAGGCATCTGCTGAAAAAGGGGAAAAGCTGATGCAGATTCTGGTGGAGCGATTGTCCGAGTTTCTGGTCGAACTCTCCGAGGCGGAACTGGATGAGCAATTTCCGTTTTAGACGAAATACAGCTTCCCGTCTGTTGCAGCGGATGAGATGGACGGTCTGTCTGCTCAGCTGCCTGTCGATTGGCGATCCGGTTCTGCTTTCCGCTGAGGAATCGGCGGACAAAATACAGCTCAAGGATGTGACCGACGCTGTGCAGCTTTCATTTCAGCATCGCTCACCGCTGACCGTCACCCGGCATCTGCACCTGATGATGGGATCCGGGGTTGGCTGGTTCGACTATGACAACGATGGCTTTCCCGACCTGTTCTGTGCCCAGGGAGAAGAATGGCAATCTGCACTGCGTAAGAAACAGGTTGCAGACCTGGACTGGTCACATCGCATGTTTCGGAATGTGGAAGGGCGTGCGTTTCATGACATCACCCGGGCCTCGGGGCTGACCGGCTTCGGTTACGGAATGGGCATGGCTGTTGGCGACTTTAATCACGATGGTTTTGAGGATCTGTATGTCAGTGTCTTTGGTCGCAATCAATTGTATGCGAACAATGGTGACGGAACCTTTACCGATATTTCACAGGCGGCCCACGTTGATCATCCCGGTTACGGTGCCAGCTGTACCTGGGTAGATCTCAATGGCGACGGGCTGCTGGATTTGTATATCGCTAACTATCTCGAGATCGATCGGGAACACTATCCTCTCTGCAGCCGTCGAGTTGATAACTCGCGGGTTTATTTCGTCTGTCATCCGCGTTATGTACCCGGCGAATATGATGTGGTCTATCGTAATCTGGGTAACGGTAAATTCCTGGATGTCTCCCAGCAGTCAGGCCTGCATAGCGAGCCTGCCCGACAGGGACTGGGAGTCTTTGCTGCAGACTACGATCTGGATGGCGACCAGGATATTTACGTGGCGAATGACTCCGTGGCGAATCAGCTCTGGATCAATGATGGTCGAGGGAACTTCACCGATCAGGCATTGATCGCGGGGCTGGCCTTCAATCGGGAAGGGGACCGTGAAGCGGGCATGGGGTTGGCCGGTGCTGATTATAACGGGGATGGCACCCTGGATTTATTCGTGACTAACTACTTCGGCGAAACTAATACGCTTTATCGCAACGAAGGTGCCCTGTTTTTTCTGGATGTCACCGACGAGACTGGACTGGCGGCACCGAGTCGGGTCCGTCTGGGGTTTGGAACTTCGTTTGTCGATCTGAATAACGATGGTTGGGACGATCTGTTTGTCGCCAACGGACATGTGCATGATCGGCTGGCCCAACTGGGTAAAAGTGAGCCGTTTGAACAGGAACCGCAGCTCTTCAGAAATGAATCCGGAACCCGCTTTCGTGAGATCTCTAACTCTGCAGGGCCTTTCTTTGAGACCAGACGGGTCGGACGCGGGAGTGCCACTGCTGATTTTAATCGGGATGGACTGGCTGATCTGGCTGTCTCTCATTTGAATCAAAAGGTGGTCCTGCTGCAGAATCAAACCCGGACCACCGGTCAGAGCATCGCCTTGAAACTGATTGGAACCGAGGCGAACCGCAGTGCGATCGGGGCTGTTGTGGAAATCACTGCCGGGAAGAGGAAACTGATGCGGTTACGAAAGGGGAGCAGCAGCTATCTGTCGGCTGATGAGTCTGAAATACTGATGGGATTGGGTGAGCAGCATGATGCTGTTACGGTGAAAGTTATCTGGCCCGGAGGGAAATCGGAGATCTGGACTGGATTCAAGGCGGGGCAGCACTATACATTAATAGAAGGTAACAGCGACTCACAGAAATCGACCCCCAGCCAGTCTGAAGAATGAACACTCCGTTTGAACCGGAACAACCCTTTCGCACTTTGAATCCCCCCCAGAAAAAACTCTGGTCGAGTGGGGCCATCGTGGCAATATTCGGCTGCGGTGTACTGGTGCTGTTCCTCTGGCTGGGACGAAGTGAATCGACGTCATCTGCCCCAGAGCAAGACTCACAATCGTCGGTACAACAGAAGTCAGATAAAGACCGGCAAAAAGAATTAATCGCTTATCTGCAGGATCATCCACAGGATGAGTTCGCCCATTATCAGCTCGGTGAACTGATACGGCACCGTGCCCCTTTTCAGGCTCTGGAAAATTTCTCGCATGTTACTTCCCGGCACCCGCACTACTTTGAGGCGGTGGCAGCGATCGCGGAAATCGCCTTGGAGCAGGATCTCCCCGAACGTGCGAAGCCGGCATTGCAGACGCTGGTACGGGAGTATCCGGAGCAGATTCAGTACCAGAAGGCCCTGGCACGCATCTATCAGCAGGAAGGGCGTTATCGACGTGCGCTCCGCTATGCTCGACGTTGCGTAGAACTGGAGCCTGGTAACGCAGAGAATCAGCTGTTGCTGGCAGAGATTCTCAAAAAAGCAGGGCGGACCAGTGAAATGCTCGTGCCCCTCAAGGAAGCCCTCTATCTCCAGCCTGATTCCTTTCCGGCTCATTTGAGTCTGGCTTACGCGTCTCTGTATACGGGAGACCTGGAAACCGCTAAAAGGGAAGCCCGCTGGTGTCTGGAGCAGGAACCTGAATCGATCACTGCCCTGCGCTATCTGGCGACCATCGACCGTAACCAGGGGCAGATCGAGTCTGCGTTCCAGCATATCGATCAGGCACTACAGATTGAACCTCAGGACTTTGACAGCCTGCTCATCAAGGCAGACTTGCTTCTCTACCAGCGTCAGGGAGAGGCGGCGTACATAATGCTCAAACCACTCTATGAAAATCACCAGACCGATCGTCACTATATTTCGGCTCTGGCCCGGGCAGCCGGTCTGACCGGGAAGCGTGCTGAAGCCCTGGAGCTGCAGAAACGGAATCAGGAATTGATCAAGGAAGACGATCTCCGCCCCTCATCGCTACAGAGCGACACCGTAGAAAAGAAGCAGGCTCAGCATAACTGACGCTCTCAGCCTGTGTTGACCTGAATCCGTCGCGGTTCTACTTTGGGGGCTTTCGGCAGAAAGATTCGCAAAACCCCGTTGGTCAACTTTGCTTCAATCTCGCTGTGCACGATCTCTCCGCTGAGAATAAATGAACGGAGATAATTTCCGACTTCGTATTCTTTATGAATCGGACGCGCGCCTTCGGGGATCTGAGGTTCGACCTTACCCAGCAATGTCAGTTTGTTGTCTTGCACCTGCAGTTCCAGTGATCCGACGGAGACGCCCGGCAGGTCCGCGTAGAGCACCAGCCCTTCATCGGTTTCGTAAATATCAATCGGCGGAGTAAATACAAACTGCTCTGGATGCGACAGAGAACGCGGTTCATCATGTTCGTGTGGTTGACTCATCTAAGCCTCCTATTCTCCTGAGCTGACCGGAATCTGACGGGGACTTTCCTCTTCCAGCTTGGGAAGATGGATCTTCAGCACACCGTCATTGAACTCAGCAGAGAGATGTTCGTCCGAAATCCGATCCGGAATACTGATCGAGCGTTGCCACTCGCCGAAGGTCCGTTCTCGACGTCGAAAACGTTCTTCCGGAATGGCTTCGTTCTCAGAGACGGGGGAATTGCGATGCCCTTTGAGCGTCAGCACGCTGTTGGCAATCGTCAACTCCAAGTCTTCCACCTGCATGCCCGGGAGCTCTGCAGTGATTAGAAACTCGTGCTCCAGTTCAAATATATTCACAGCCGGATACTGGCGGGGCATACGAATCCCCTGAACTGAGAATTCAACTCCCTGAATCAGTCGATCAACTTCACGTTCCAGGTCCCGCAACGGGTTCCAGGATTGATCCCAGCGAAAAATCGGCATGGTATGATCCTCACTCTAAGTTTAGATACGTAAATCTGCTCTTTAAGAAAGCAAAGAGCATACCATTCTTTCAGGGAGATCCTGATTTCGCGTGGCGTGTTGTAAGTGTAGATATATTGGTGGGATAGGTGACTGTCCTGAGGTGGGGTGGATGACGAAAATCGATCCGGATGTCATTCTGGCATGAAGAAACGGCGTGGATGACCACCAGATACCGTGCCAAATTGACAGTGATAGGCAATGATCAGATAGGAACCAGCCCTCTCATCCCCATTGAATGGGTCGGATCAGCCCACCCGCCAGAAGCAGACCAAACAGGATTCCCACCAGAAAGATCACGCGCAGCACCCAGACGGCACGAGCAGGCCCAAACCAGCGGGTCAGCTTCTGTCCTTTGCGTGTCTCGGCCAGGAACCACTTTTCCTTGATCAGCCCCCACAGCGAGAAAGCCGCGACAAATAGACCGATCACCACATTTTCGGGAATTTGAAAAGGCATCAACTTTGGTCTTCATCCGGATCCATACGCTGGGACGTGTCGAGCCTGGGAAAGAGGAACCAGAACAACAGCGTCGCCAACAGGGCGATCGCGGCACTGCTGAGCCAGATTCCCGGCCAGTCGCGGAGCAGATCAATCGGATGCCCTTCGAGGTTTTTCTGAGTGAAAGCCTGGATGCCTGTCTGCGATTCAATATTCCACGCCGTCCGCACCAGCGTCTCTTTTTCAGGCGATGTGAAATAGTCACCGATCGAACCACTGATGAATCCGCCGGCAAACATCCCCAGTCCAAAGACAAACGTTCCGAAAAACGTCTGCATACTCCCGCGTGCATCCAGCGGGCAGACCTTGTCGACATAGATGTAAGCAGCCGCCAGGAAGCATCCAAAACAGAGACCATGCATCGCCTGGCCCAGACAGGTCAACGCCATCGCCAGCGGAAACGCATCACTCAATGTGGAGGCGTAAGCAAAGATCAGGCTGCGAACCAGGTAGGAGAGCAGACCGACCAGCATAACCAGTTTGAACCCGAATTTCTTGAGGGCGAATCCAAGGACCGCCATCACGAGCACTTCAAACACCTGTCCAATCGAACTGATTCGCTGCTCCCAGGCGCCTGTGACGTCTCCCATGACGAGGACGTTTTTCAGAAACGGGCTGTTCCACTGGAAGTAGAACTTATGCACGATCGAAATAATAAAGGCGACCAGCACCAGCACCAAAAAGTGCCGGTATTTCAGCATCTTCAGCACCTTACCGGGGGCCAGGTCCTTCTTATCTTTACTCACCGGCGGCGTATGCGGGAGCGATAAACAGTAGGCTGCCATCAAAAGACCAGCCACCCCCGCCATCGCCAGCACAATACCGCGACCCGTATTCAACGCGTCACCTGATAGTCCGCGTAAAAAGAGTCCCTCTGCCAGCCAGGCGGGGACCACAAATCCGATGGTTCCCCACAGACGGATCAAGGGGAATTCGCGGTCACTGTCTTTCAGATGCTGAAACGAAAGGGAATTCGTGAGCATCATGGTAGGGACATACAGAATCGAATACAGCACGCCCAGAATCACGACCGGCCAGTAACTCTGTTGAAGAAACAGAGCCAGCATGATCACGCCACCCGATAAATGGCAGAACGCGAGCACGCGCTCTGTCGCATAATGGCGGTCGACGATCTGACCGAACACAAACGGGGCGAGCAGGGGACCTACGGCAAGTGCCGCCCCGAATACGCCGATCTGAAATGCGGAGAAGCCTAGGGCATCAATCAGGTAGAGCGTGATGATAGGCAGATAGCAGCCCTGCACAAAGTATTGCAGGAACATCATCACAATCAGCCGCATTTTCAGTGCGAAATCAGTCTTTTCCAGTGAAAGCGTCTCTGTCTCGGTATCTGTCATCAGTAAGCGGCCCCCGGTTGTGAAATCTCATGAGTGATTACCGTCAGTACGGTTTGGATTATTTTTCAATCACCCAGATATTTCGGAACCGGACCGGATTCGAATGGTTCTGCAGGAACAGAGGTCCTGCGATAGATTCATCCTTGTTGGTTCCTCCGGGAGTCGGTTCATCAATCTCGCGATCATCATGCACGGTGACGCCGTTGTGTTTCACAGTGATGCGGGCTTTCGCTGTTTTGTTTCCTTCATCATCGTATTTTGCAGAAGTGAAATCGATATCGTAGGTCTGCCAGGCCAGAGGGGGGAAGCACATATTCACGCTGGGAGCACCGACTTTATAAATCCCGCCACACTCGTTGTCTTTCCCTTCCAGACCGAAGGAGTCCAGGATCTGAACTTCATAACGCCCGAGCACGTAACAGCCACTGTTGCTGCGTCCCTGGCCACGTGCCTGAGGCATGAAGGGGAGCTGGAATTCCAGATGCAGGTGACCATCTTTGAATTTCTTTTTACTCGTGACACCTTCCATCAGCAGACCATCTTCGGTTACGCGACCGTTTTCAAAGTTCTTCACAGTCTTTTCAGGCTGTTTCTCATCGAACAGGACGGTGGCTCCTTCAGGAGCCGACTTACCCAGGGTCGGGCTTTTGCGATGGACTTTGTTAAGGACGCCGACTTCGGTTCCCTCTGCGTCATAGATTGTAATTTTCCCGTCTTCCAGATCACCGCGGCCATCTTCCGATTTGAAACTGATGACATTGCCGTCCTTAACGCCTTCAGCGCTGACTTTCTTCTCCTGGTTCCAGCCATCGCCGGGGAGACCACCGGGATAACCGACGGCTTCAAATTTGCCATCACCCAGGGCAATCACCTGCACCCCATACTTGAGGGTTTCGTCACCACCGCCCAGGATCCCCGAGTATTCGCCCTGGATCTGAAAGTCGGGACCCGCTTTTTCCACGCTGTTGGCGGCCCACTTCGGGTCTTTCGAGTCAGCCAGTCCCAGTTGGACCAGAATTAAAAAAGCACAGCAGCCAGTGAGGGCGCGAATCATAAACTGCTTCATTGGAGTACTCCCGGAGTGTTCTTGAGTCGGTCGATTGATTGTATGGAATGGGACGGGTCTCCCCAGATCAATTGATCAGCGAAGAGGCTTCCATTGTGCGAAGGCAGCATCAGAGATGCAAGTTCAGGTCGCCCGAATCCATTTGCTCGATGCGTTTGTGCAGTAAAATTAACTAAAACTTGTGATGGTAGGGTGTTAAAAAATCTTGTATGATGTAACACTGAAGCGTAATAGAAGATAAAGGACAAGGTGCGGGCCTTTCGTACCGATATCCCTAATGCGGGAGTCGGGGAGGTGTCGTTCTACTCAAGAATTGATTTTGAGCATTGAGGAACTGCGGAAGAGATTTATGACATCTGACAGAAACAAAAAAATCGCTGCTGACTGCTGGAGACGTGGAAACGAGGCCCTGTCCAAAGAGAACTGGGATTACTCGATTGAGATGTTCACGACCGCTGTCAAACTGGAGCCCGCAGCACTGCTCTACCGTCAGACCAAACGGGGCGCAGAACGAAAGAAGTACGGCGATAACCAGAGCGGTTCCAAGATGGGCGTCTTGAAGCTCGCCAGTATCAAAACCAAAATCAAGAATGCCCGGCGGAAGAAGGACTGGGCTGGCGTGGATCAACTCGCCGAAGAAGGGCTCTCTCTGAATCCCTGGGACGCCGTCCTGAATGCGGAAATGGCCACTGCCTGTCAGAACCTCGGCTACGAGGATGCCGCGATTTTCGGCTTCAAGGTGGCAATCGAAAACGATAAAACCAACAAGGCGTATTTCCGCGAACTGGGAGACCTCCTCGAGGAAAAGGGAGAGTACAAGCAGGCCCGCGAGTGCTGGGA is a window from the Gimesia benthica genome containing:
- a CDS encoding DUF1559 family PulG-like putative transporter, which gives rise to MANWYVKRGSETAGPLTQDRIKELAAQGKIEETDLIRKGEQGDFFPAGQIPGLLPDPESERPPTPQVPSSPANTPPARKKKHSSLPILLCIGFLAGVSFLFILYEAWNRSHQAALRETSYNRLRQMGLAIHNYHDRFRHFPRGGTFRDDGTPMHSWQTAILPELGLEQSRLYDQIDQDQPWSSPQNQQVFRYQISQYLNPAISETATPDGLGLSHYVGNELLLKKNTPLRFRDVTDSAANTIMALEAGENFKAWGDPGNIAKPHEILGPGQKKSFKGGTNVLMLDGSVRFISENTDPEILRSLSTPDGNERIWDY
- a CDS encoding creatininase family protein; amino-acid sequence: MSAEPAMRPWILAETNYAHVKECSYEVAVLPMGATEPHNLHLPYGTDTFEAEAIGSRVCEAAWQRGAKVVMLPPIPYGTETNQSAFPLSMNVNPSTLGQIISDLVASLANHGVEKLLILNSHGGNDFKPLLRELHGTTPVQIFLADWFRGTTADVKPQIFENPDDHAGEMETSLALAFFPHLVVRDPESGALLADEGATNPTRFTAVNSGWVSITRPWHLLTTNTGSGNPHQASAEKGEKLMQILVERLSEFLVELSEAELDEQFPF
- a CDS encoding CRTAC1 family protein, encoding MSNFRFRRNTASRLLQRMRWTVCLLSCLSIGDPVLLSAEESADKIQLKDVTDAVQLSFQHRSPLTVTRHLHLMMGSGVGWFDYDNDGFPDLFCAQGEEWQSALRKKQVADLDWSHRMFRNVEGRAFHDITRASGLTGFGYGMGMAVGDFNHDGFEDLYVSVFGRNQLYANNGDGTFTDISQAAHVDHPGYGASCTWVDLNGDGLLDLYIANYLEIDREHYPLCSRRVDNSRVYFVCHPRYVPGEYDVVYRNLGNGKFLDVSQQSGLHSEPARQGLGVFAADYDLDGDQDIYVANDSVANQLWINDGRGNFTDQALIAGLAFNREGDREAGMGLAGADYNGDGTLDLFVTNYFGETNTLYRNEGALFFLDVTDETGLAAPSRVRLGFGTSFVDLNNDGWDDLFVANGHVHDRLAQLGKSEPFEQEPQLFRNESGTRFREISNSAGPFFETRRVGRGSATADFNRDGLADLAVSHLNQKVVLLQNQTRTTGQSIALKLIGTEANRSAIGAVVEITAGKRKLMRLRKGSSSYLSADESEILMGLGEQHDAVTVKVIWPGGKSEIWTGFKAGQHYTLIEGNSDSQKSTPSQSEE
- a CDS encoding tetratricopeptide repeat protein, with translation MNTPFEPEQPFRTLNPPQKKLWSSGAIVAIFGCGVLVLFLWLGRSESTSSAPEQDSQSSVQQKSDKDRQKELIAYLQDHPQDEFAHYQLGELIRHRAPFQALENFSHVTSRHPHYFEAVAAIAEIALEQDLPERAKPALQTLVREYPEQIQYQKALARIYQQEGRYRRALRYARRCVELEPGNAENQLLLAEILKKAGRTSEMLVPLKEALYLQPDSFPAHLSLAYASLYTGDLETAKREARWCLEQEPESITALRYLATIDRNQGQIESAFQHIDQALQIEPQDFDSLLIKADLLLYQRQGEAAYIMLKPLYENHQTDRHYISALARAAGLTGKRAEALELQKRNQELIKEDDLRPSSLQSDTVEKKQAQHN
- a CDS encoding Hsp20/alpha crystallin family protein; translated protein: MSQPHEHDEPRSLSHPEQFVFTPPIDIYETDEGLVLYADLPGVSVGSLELQVQDNKLTLLGKVEPQIPEGARPIHKEYEVGNYLRSFILSGEIVHSEIEAKLTNGVLRIFLPKAPKVEPRRIQVNTG
- a CDS encoding Hsp20/alpha crystallin family protein translates to MPIFRWDQSWNPLRDLEREVDRLIQGVEFSVQGIRMPRQYPAVNIFELEHEFLITAELPGMQVEDLELTIANSVLTLKGHRNSPVSENEAIPEERFRRRERTFGEWQRSISIPDRISDEHLSAEFNDGVLKIHLPKLEEESPRQIPVSSGE
- a CDS encoding MFS transporter — protein: MTDTETETLSLEKTDFALKMRLIVMMFLQYFVQGCYLPIITLYLIDALGFSAFQIGVFGAALAVGPLLAPFVFGQIVDRHYATERVLAFCHLSGGVIMLALFLQQSYWPVVILGVLYSILYVPTMMLTNSLSFQHLKDSDREFPLIRLWGTIGFVVPAWLAEGLFLRGLSGDALNTGRGIVLAMAGVAGLLMAAYCLSLPHTPPVSKDKKDLAPGKVLKMLKYRHFLVLVLVAFIISIVHKFYFQWNSPFLKNVLVMGDVTGAWEQRISSIGQVFEVLVMAVLGFALKKFGFKLVMLVGLLSYLVRSLIFAYASTLSDAFPLAMALTCLGQAMHGLCFGCFLAAAYIYVDKVCPLDARGSMQTFFGTFVFGLGMFAGGFISGSIGDYFTSPEKETLVRTAWNIESQTGIQAFTQKNLEGHPIDLLRDWPGIWLSSAAIALLATLLFWFLFPRLDTSQRMDPDEDQS
- a CDS encoding 3-keto-disaccharide hydrolase, encoding MKQFMIRALTGCCAFLILVQLGLADSKDPKWAANSVEKAGPDFQIQGEYSGILGGGDETLKYGVQVIALGDGKFEAVGYPGGLPGDGWNQEKKVSAEGVKDGNVISFKSEDGRGDLEDGKITIYDAEGTEVGVLNKVHRKSPTLGKSAPEGATVLFDEKQPEKTVKNFENGRVTEDGLLMEGVTSKKKFKDGHLHLEFQLPFMPQARGQGRSNSGCYVLGRYEVQILDSFGLEGKDNECGGIYKVGAPSVNMCFPPLAWQTYDIDFTSAKYDDEGNKTAKARITVKHNGVTVHDDREIDEPTPGGTNKDESIAGPLFLQNHSNPVRFRNIWVIEK